In Capsicum annuum cultivar UCD-10X-F1 chromosome 8, UCD10Xv1.1, whole genome shotgun sequence, the genomic window GGACTTGTGGCCATCAAATCCCACATGTTACAAGTAAGTCTTTCATTCCTTTGCTGAATATGCTTAGCAGATAAGTTTGTCTTTATAGATGCATATTCCTACTGTTTAAGAATGctataatttcttcaagatcCTAAAGTGATTCGTCATGCAGGAAGAATATGGGAAACTACACCACGGCAGCACAAAAGTTGCAAGAAGAACTCATGCAAGTGATATTTGAGAGCTTAGGACTAAACGATAATTACTTACATGAAGACATTGCAGAAGGCTCCCAGGTCATGGCAGTTAATTGCTATCCAGCATGTCCTGAGCCAGATCTTACACTAGGGTTGCCACCACACACAGATTATGGTATGGTATCCACCATTCTACAAAATCATCAGGGTTTGCAAATCATGGACCGAGGTGAAAAGTGGCATTCAGTTCCACTCATTAAAGGAGCTCTCGTCGTTCTGCTGGGAGATCACATGGAAGTATTGAGCAATGGGATATACAAAAGTGTTGTCCACCGAGTAACAGTTAACACGGAGAAAAGGCGCATTTCAATTGTCAGCCTTCATAGTCTAGCTTTAGGTAAAAAAGTTAGACCTGCATCAGCGCTTGTTAACGAACAAAATATCTTGTCCTACAAAGAAGGAAGTTTCAGTGATTTCCTTGACTTCATTTCTGGAGAAGATATTGTGAAAGAAAAGTACATagacaaattaaaaataaatccaTGATGATTATAGTCCACAGACAACAGAGCAGGCAATACTGGAGTTCTCATTTTTACACTCTTCCGACTCCATTTCGGACGATCTGTGTTTACACTTGTTAAAATGAGAAGGCATATAACCAGTAGCCAGTTTTCTATGTACTTTGTTCGGATACTACTGGTGAGAGgctcttctttatttcttttatttatttatttttattttttttatttttataaaaacaataATAGCACCTCTTTGTTTACGCTAAGAGGCCTCactgtaaaaaataaattttgaacaacTTTACTAGTCATTTCATCTTATCTAAGATTTCCCACTTATTTTccaaagatcaataaatttttgcacgaccaacaaaataaaaatgcatCATCAGGAT contains:
- the LOC107845366 gene encoding flavanone 3-dioxygenase 3-like; protein product: MVGRMRESSPSPNCSFTSAMTLDEEGLTYVPKRYVLPPALRPDGTLCNTCLPVVDLSYLRQPLLRPQLIYDVHLACKELGFFQVVNHGIPLSVMDDAIEAAREFFDLPPQDKRHLLSSNVYDPVRYGTSLNHVKDKVHFWRDFLKHYANPTSTWMDLWPSNPTCYKKNMGNYTTAAQKLQEELMQVIFESLGLNDNYLHEDIAEGSQVMAVNCYPACPEPDLTLGLPPHTDYGMVSTILQNHQGLQIMDRGEKWHSVPLIKGALVVLLGDHMEVLSNGIYKSVVHRVTVNTEKRRISIVSLHSLALGKKVRPASALVNEQNILSYKEGSFSDFLDFISGEDIVKEKYIDKLKINP